A genomic region of Vitreoscilla filiformis contains the following coding sequences:
- a CDS encoding ribonuclease HepT family protein: MITAAMLGIIQEAGEAVLTLTDGLEEGELLASRLTRAEVSRQLTVLASTLRSLPEKAMSTMPEIDWAGWRGMNSAITIGGLARDEALWFGVRSLVPATLSWLRVYRHSHPELFTYWRADALHAGSH; the protein is encoded by the coding sequence ATGATCACTGCCGCCATGCTCGGAATCATCCAAGAAGCCGGAGAAGCTGTCCTGACCTTAACAGATGGGCTGGAAGAGGGCGAGCTGCTTGCCTCGCGCCTGACGCGGGCCGAAGTGTCGCGCCAGCTCACCGTGTTGGCCTCGACCTTGCGCTCTTTGCCGGAAAAAGCCATGTCCACCATGCCCGAAATCGACTGGGCGGGTTGGCGCGGCATGAACAGCGCCATCACCATCGGTGGCCTGGCCCGCGACGAAGCGTTGTGGTTTGGTGTGCGCTCGCTGGTGCCGGCGACCTTGAGCTGGCTGCGTGTCTATCGCCACTCCCACCCCGAGCTGTTCACCTACTGGAGGGCGGACGCGCTGCACGCCGGTTCACACTGA
- a CDS encoding tetratricopeptide repeat protein, producing the protein MKAQLAQARAWLDQGRYAEAVTQLAVLAAQQPAASQVWVLWGIALVRSDRLDEARGVFEQVGRRFPAQPWRLLGPALIEEVQHHESEAVRAYTEAVAVFTHNVAGWMGLARVQYRQGDLHATRQALARVLSIQPSHADALRLQDKLNEPRKVDVINRLIERRGLQRYLEYNKPRCELALPEVVCPERTLVCIAEHLDETRYDAQVRIETTQIRTTYVQETPYLHPEALPSLGQTFDIIFFDPTHFRPEVDHGLVHLCRLLTPGGYLVVHDCFPKDPALVGDVCPSGNWCGRTYQAFANFHRYNREASWVVDIDFGVGLIRNQGLRLDYPLEEGPELADMLAQPERYNRVLSMAEFIDQVDAGSV; encoded by the coding sequence ATGAAGGCTCAGTTGGCCCAGGCCCGTGCTTGGCTCGATCAAGGGCGATATGCCGAAGCGGTGACCCAACTGGCCGTCCTGGCGGCGCAGCAACCGGCGGCGTCCCAAGTCTGGGTGCTGTGGGGCATTGCCCTGGTGCGTTCTGACCGTCTGGACGAGGCGCGGGGGGTGTTTGAGCAGGTTGGGCGGCGTTTTCCCGCGCAGCCTTGGCGGCTGTTGGGGCCGGCGCTGATCGAAGAAGTGCAGCATCACGAATCGGAGGCGGTTCGGGCTTACACCGAGGCTGTGGCTGTGTTCACACACAACGTGGCCGGCTGGATGGGTTTGGCTCGGGTGCAATACCGGCAAGGAGATTTGCATGCCACGCGGCAAGCGCTGGCGCGTGTGCTGTCCATCCAACCCAGCCATGCCGATGCGTTGCGCTTGCAGGACAAGCTGAACGAGCCGCGCAAGGTGGACGTGATCAACCGGTTGATCGAGCGCCGGGGCTTGCAGCGTTATCTGGAATACAACAAACCCCGGTGTGAGCTGGCCTTACCGGAAGTGGTGTGTCCCGAACGCACGCTGGTGTGCATCGCGGAACATCTCGACGAAACGCGCTACGACGCGCAGGTTCGCATCGAAACCACACAGATCCGCACAACCTACGTACAAGAGACACCCTACCTTCATCCCGAGGCGTTACCCAGCCTGGGGCAGACATTCGACATCATCTTTTTTGACCCGACGCACTTTCGCCCCGAGGTGGATCACGGGCTGGTTCACCTGTGCCGCCTGTTGACCCCCGGCGGCTACTTGGTGGTGCATGACTGCTTTCCGAAAGACCCCGCTTTGGTGGGCGACGTTTGCCCAAGCGGCAACTGGTGTGGCCGCACCTACCAAGCGTTCGCCAATTTCCACCGGTACAACCGGGAAGCGTCTTGGGTGGTGGACATCGATTTTGGCGTCGGCCTCATCCGCAACCAAGGCTTGCGGCTGGACTACCCGCTGGAAGAAGGCCCCGAGCTGGCCGACATGCTGGCCCAGCCCGAGCGCTACAACCGCGTGCTTTCCATGGCCGAGTTCATCGACCAAGTGGACGCAGGGTCAGTGTGA
- the hisD gene encoding histidinol dehydrogenase, with the protein MRQLDTSSADFEAEFQRLRHWSAEEDHAIEERVASILADVKNRGDAAVLEYTARFDGVNAASVAELELTREELKAAFDAITPAQRHALEAAAQRVRSYHERQLAASGQSWSYRDEDGTLLGQKVTPLDRVGIYVPGGKAAYPSSVLMNAIPAHVAGVGEIIMVVPTPRGEKNALVLAAAYVAGVSRAFTVGGAQAVGALAYGTATVPGVDKITGPGNAYVASAKRRVFGQVGIDMIAGPSEILVLADGTTPPDWVAMDLFSQAEHDELAQSILLCPDAGYIAQVRASIERLLPTMPRAAVIRASLEGRGALIVTRSMEEACDISNRIAPEHLEVSSAEPHRWEPLLKHAGAIFLGAYTSESLGDYCAGPNHVLPTSGTARFSSPLGTYDFQKRSSLIEVSEAGAQVLGVIAAELAYGEGLQGHAQAAELRLRRREL; encoded by the coding sequence CTGCGCCAGTTGGACACCTCTTCCGCCGACTTTGAAGCCGAGTTCCAGCGCCTGCGCCACTGGTCGGCCGAGGAAGACCATGCGATTGAGGAGCGCGTCGCCAGCATCCTGGCCGACGTGAAAAACCGGGGCGACGCGGCGGTGCTCGAATACACCGCCCGTTTTGACGGCGTGAACGCCGCCAGCGTGGCCGAACTGGAGCTGACCCGCGAGGAGCTGAAAGCGGCGTTTGACGCCATCACCCCCGCGCAGCGCCACGCGCTGGAAGCGGCCGCCCAGCGCGTGCGCAGCTACCACGAGCGCCAGCTCGCCGCCAGCGGCCAAAGCTGGAGCTACCGCGACGAGGACGGCACCCTGCTCGGCCAAAAGGTGACGCCGCTGGATCGCGTGGGCATTTACGTGCCGGGCGGCAAAGCGGCTTACCCGAGCAGCGTGCTGATGAACGCCATCCCGGCGCATGTGGCGGGTGTGGGCGAAATCATCATGGTGGTGCCCACCCCACGCGGTGAGAAAAACGCCCTGGTGCTGGCCGCTGCCTACGTGGCCGGCGTGAGCCGTGCGTTCACCGTGGGCGGCGCGCAGGCCGTGGGCGCCCTGGCCTACGGCACCGCCACCGTGCCGGGCGTGGACAAAATCACCGGCCCCGGCAACGCCTACGTGGCCAGCGCCAAGCGCCGCGTGTTCGGCCAAGTAGGCATCGACATGATCGCCGGCCCGAGCGAAATCCTCGTGCTGGCCGACGGCACCACGCCGCCAGATTGGGTGGCGATGGACTTGTTCAGCCAAGCCGAGCACGACGAGCTGGCGCAATCCATCCTGCTGTGCCCGGATGCCGGGTACATCGCCCAGGTGCGTGCGTCCATTGAGCGCCTGCTGCCGACCATGCCGCGTGCTGCCGTGATTCGGGCGAGCTTGGAAGGGCGCGGTGCGCTCATCGTTACGCGTTCAATGGAAGAAGCGTGTGACATCAGCAACCGCATCGCGCCCGAGCATTTGGAGGTGTCCAGCGCCGAGCCGCACCGCTGGGAGCCGTTGCTCAAGCACGCGGGGGCGATTTTCCTGGGGGCCTACACCAGCGAATCCCTGGGGGACTACTGTGCTGGCCCGAATCATGTATTGCCGACATCGGGCACGGCGCGGTTTTCGTCGCCCTTGGGCACCTACGATTTTCAAAAGCGCAGCAGCCTCATCGAAGTGAGTGAAGCGGGTGCGCAGGTGTTGGGCGTGATCGCCGCCGAGCTGGCTTATGGCGAAGGGCTGCAAGGCCACGCCCAAGCCGCCGAGCTGCGGCTGCGCCGGCGTGAACTTTGA